The Roseofilum capinflatum BLCC-M114 genome includes a region encoding these proteins:
- a CDS encoding TRAP transporter large permease, with protein sequence MDLDWLGPLMFVGALFLLAIGYPVAFSLGATALLFTLIGMAVGTFDPILWSAMPAQIFGIMNNFTLLAIPYFIFIGSMLEKSGIAENLLETMGILFGRVRGGLAIAVILVGALLAATTGVVAATVVAMGLISLPTMLRYGYNHALAAGVITASGTLGQIIPPSVVLVVLGDQLGVSVGDLFLGSLIPGLMMTSAFLIHVLIFASIRPDLAPPLPAKVRKAPGLAMRVFKVMIPPILLIFMILGSIFFGIATPTEAGAVGCLGAIALASANHQLTWKNLREVCDVTLRTTSMVVFILIGSKAFSLVFRGLGGERLVREWFTNLPGGAMGFLVISMAIVFILGFFIDFFEIVFIVVPMFVPIAQAFNLDLVWFGVILGANMQTSFLTPPFGFALFYLRGVAPPEVRTEEIYQGAIPFIILQLIVMVLLIIFPGIVSFLPSLKL encoded by the coding sequence ATGGATTTGGATTGGCTTGGCCCCCTCATGTTTGTCGGAGCGCTGTTTTTGCTGGCGATCGGTTATCCGGTGGCTTTTTCCCTCGGTGCTACTGCTCTTCTGTTTACCCTCATTGGTATGGCAGTGGGGACATTTGATCCGATCTTGTGGTCAGCAATGCCAGCACAGATTTTTGGCATCATGAATAATTTTACTCTGCTGGCAATTCCCTATTTTATTTTTATCGGCTCGATGCTGGAAAAGTCCGGGATTGCCGAGAATCTTCTGGAAACCATGGGTATTTTATTTGGCCGAGTGCGGGGAGGGTTGGCGATCGCCGTTATCCTGGTCGGAGCGCTCCTGGCAGCTACCACTGGAGTCGTAGCCGCCACCGTCGTTGCCATGGGGTTGATTTCTTTACCGACCATGCTCCGTTATGGGTATAATCATGCCCTCGCTGCCGGGGTGATTACCGCATCAGGAACCCTGGGACAGATTATCCCCCCTAGCGTTGTATTGGTGGTACTTGGAGACCAGTTAGGGGTATCGGTTGGCGATTTGTTTTTGGGGTCTTTAATTCCCGGTTTAATGATGACCTCCGCCTTCCTGATTCATGTCCTTATTTTTGCCTCAATTCGTCCTGATTTGGCTCCTCCCCTACCCGCTAAAGTCCGCAAAGCCCCAGGGTTAGCCATGCGCGTCTTCAAAGTCATGATCCCCCCCATTCTACTGATTTTCATGATTTTGGGCAGTATTTTCTTTGGCATCGCCACCCCCACAGAAGCGGGTGCAGTGGGGTGTTTAGGGGCGATCGCCTTAGCCTCCGCCAATCACCAATTAACTTGGAAAAATTTGCGAGAAGTCTGCGATGTCACCTTACGCACCACCTCCATGGTGGTGTTTATCTTAATCGGCTCCAAAGCCTTTAGTCTCGTCTTTCGCGGTTTAGGGGGAGAGCGCCTAGTCCGGGAATGGTTCACCAATCTACCGGGAGGAGCAATGGGATTTCTCGTTATCAGTATGGCGATCGTCTTTATCCTGGGCTTCTTTATCGACTTCTTTGAAATCGTCTTTATCGTCGTGCCCATGTTTGTGCCCATCGCCCAAGCCTTTAACCTAGATTTAGTCTGGTTTGGCGTAATTTTAGGCGCAAATATGCAAACTTCCTTTCTTACTCCCCCCTTTGGCTTTGCCCTCTTCTATCTGCGCGGTGTTGCCCCCCCAGAAGTGCGAACCGAAGAGATTTATCAAGGGGCAATTCCCTTTATCATTCTGCAATTAATTGTGATGGTTTTATTGATTATATTCCCTGGGATTGTCAGCTTTTTACCCTCGTTGAAATTGTAA